A DNA window from Hordeum vulgare subsp. vulgare chromosome 1H, MorexV3_pseudomolecules_assembly, whole genome shotgun sequence contains the following coding sequences:
- the LOC123440208 gene encoding uncharacterized protein LOC123440208 yields MPLPANRVMGSAFVAFGVTLLAGFLYVAVGSKALAPSDNWFLLAVQNDRYYCLLVPLTVPVIIVAVYLHWLSMKMFKHA; encoded by the exons ATGCCTCTCCCCGCCAACCGTGTAATGGGATCCGCCTTCGTCGCGTTCGGCGTCACGCTCCTCGCCGGCTTCCTGTACGTCGCCGTCGGGTCCAAGGCCCTCGCGCCGTCCGACAACTGGTTCTTGCTCGCCGTCCAAAACGACAG GTACTACTGCTTGCTTGTGCCCCTGACCGTCCCTGTCATAATCGTGGCTGTGTATCTGCATTGGCTGAGCATGAAGATGTTCAAGCATGCGTGA